From Nycticebus coucang isolate mNycCou1 chromosome 6, mNycCou1.pri, whole genome shotgun sequence, the proteins below share one genomic window:
- the LOC128588273 gene encoding olfactory receptor 8B3-like, which yields MALENGSFVTEFILVGLTDQPDLQLPLFFLFLVMYVVTVVGNLGLITLIGLNSLLHTPMYFFLFNLSFIDLCYSSVFTPKMLMNFLSEKNVISYRGCMTQLYFFCFFVISECYVLTSMAYDRYVAICNPLLYNVTLTPKVCCNLMLGSYLMSFSGAMAHTGCMLRLTFCDANFINHYFCDILPMLQLSCTSTYVNELVVFIVVGINIVVPSLTILISYGCILSNVLQISSKEGRSKAFSTCSSHVIAVSLFFGSGAFMYLKPSSAGAMDGEKISSVFYSNVVPMMNPLIYSLRNKDVKLALRKILNNRKL from the coding sequence ATGGCTCTGGAAAATGGCTCTTTTGTGACTGAATTCATTCTGGTGGGATTAACAGACCAGCCAGATCTCCAACTGCCCCTCTTCTTCCTGTTTCTGGTAATGTACGTGGTCACTGTGGTGGGAAATTTGGGATTGATAACCCTAATTGGGCTGAATTCACTTCTTCACACCCCCAtgtacttttttctctttaacttgTCCTTCATAGACCTCTGCTATTCTTCTGTGTTCACACCTAAAATGCTGATGAACTTTCTATCAGAGAAGAATGTTATCTCCTACAGGGGGTGTATGACACAGTtgtactttttttgctttttcgtTATTTCTGAATGCTATGTACTAACATCAATGGCCTACGATCGCTACGTGGCCATCTGTAATCCACTCTTGTATAATGTTACCTTGACCCCTAAAGTGTGCTGCAACCTTATGCTTGGATCATACCTGATGAGCTTCTCTGGAGCCATGGCCCACACTGGATGCATGCTGAGACTGACCTTCTGTGATGCAAACTTCATCAACCACTATTTCTGTGACATCCTGCCCATGCTCCAGCTCTCCTGCACCAGCACCTACGTCAACGAGCTGGTGGTTTTCATTGTGGTAGGCATCAACATTGTTGTGCCTAGCCTCACCATCTTGATTTCTTATGGCTGCATCCTTTCTAATGTTCTTCAAATCAGCTCCAAGGAGGGCAGGTCCAAAGCCTTCAGCACTTGTAGTTCCCATGTAATTgctgtttctctgttttttggATCAGGTGCGTTTATGTATCTCAAACCATCTTCTGCTGGGGCTATGGATGGGGAAAAAAtctcttctgttttttatagCAATGTAGTGCCCATGATGAACCCTTTAATCTACAGCTTAAGGAACAAAGATGTTAAACTTGCCCTGAGAAAAATCCTGAATAATAGAAAGCTTTGA